In Chloroflexota bacterium, one DNA window encodes the following:
- a CDS encoding flippase-like domain-containing protein, with amino-acid sequence MSGRLGTSIKIGLGFVVSAICLWLAIRNAPISELSAAATQVNWAWVAVAGLTVAISLWARGCRWKVLLGGRGTSMEYFWAQSIGSLLTNVFPLRAGEAGRVVIVSRQVGIPLVQVGASLVLERAVDLAVILTLMTVLLLVMDVPWQVTATGLALGAAMAVAWIGVVVLLIFGGRLTGLVESIADRLPGRFQQLALDSWSHLLVALDPLRDVRVVGQIVLWSVLIWAMGVGGFWAAIEAVVPGAGPIEPAFALVAVALGVALPSSPGFIGVFHLIGQQALAAPFPERYNDTQAVLIAILNHAAYYLTSTLLGVIGLARLGISLGAVRHAAPTAEAEAAPTRP; translated from the coding sequence ATGAGCGGGCGGCTGGGGACCAGTATCAAGATCGGCCTCGGCTTCGTGGTCAGCGCCATCTGCCTCTGGCTTGCCATCCGCAACGCCCCGATCTCCGAGCTGTCGGCGGCGGCGACGCAGGTCAACTGGGCCTGGGTTGCCGTGGCCGGCCTGACCGTCGCCATCTCGCTGTGGGCGCGCGGCTGTCGCTGGAAGGTGCTGTTGGGCGGGCGCGGCACCAGCATGGAGTACTTCTGGGCACAGTCTATCGGCAGCCTGCTGACGAACGTCTTCCCACTGCGGGCCGGCGAGGCCGGCCGCGTGGTGATCGTCAGCCGGCAGGTGGGCATCCCGCTGGTGCAGGTCGGGGCCAGCCTCGTGCTGGAGCGGGCGGTAGACCTCGCCGTCATCCTGACGCTGATGACCGTGCTGCTGCTGGTCATGGATGTGCCCTGGCAGGTTACTGCGACCGGCCTCGCGCTGGGCGCGGCGATGGCCGTGGCCTGGATCGGCGTGGTCGTCCTGCTGATCTTCGGCGGCCGCCTGACCGGGCTGGTCGAGTCGATTGCAGATCGCCTGCCCGGCCGCTTCCAGCAGCTGGCGTTGGACTCATGGAGCCACCTGCTCGTCGCGCTCGACCCCCTGCGCGATGTTCGGGTCGTCGGACAGATCGTGCTCTGGTCGGTGCTGATCTGGGCGATGGGCGTCGGCGGATTCTGGGCGGCCATCGAGGCGGTCGTGCCCGGCGCAGGCCCGATCGAGCCGGCCTTCGCCCTGGTGGCCGTGGCGCTGGGCGTGGCCCTGCCCTCCAGCCCCGGGTTCATCGGCGTCTTCCACTTGATCGGGCAGCAGGCCCTCGCCGCGCCGTTCCCCGAGCGCTACAACGACACGCAGGCCGTCCTCATCGCCATCCTGAATCACGCGGCCTACTACCTGACCTCGACGCTCCTGGGGGTGATCGGGCTGGCCCGGCTCGGCATCTCACTTGGCGCCGTGCGACATGCAGCCCCGACGGCCGAAGCCGAGGCAGCCCCGACCCGACCGTAG
- a CDS encoding SDR family oxidoreductase, whose product MRRTVLVTGCSRGIGLAVAQTLLEEGARVIGAARSAPDLTHERFTFVPTDVADLASVEALSDTVSAALGDAALDGIVHCAVVQNPIGPLEDTDPLAWAEAIQIGLVGAYHVVRLLLPFVHRSADGRILLFAGGGAFGPRVRFSAYACAKAGVVRLAETLAEELAGSTVTINCVAPGFVPTPIHDQTLEAGPERAGPEYERVIRDVAHDDGSRLAQVVACVHHLLSPSARGLSGKTVAAQYDDWEHLTPFTVPGVMATDLWSARRVNQVPLDAAPTMPVDLPLRTSCSRPSSGQRRAPRDGRLRRFRASTNHG is encoded by the coding sequence GTGCGTCGGACGGTCCTGGTCACTGGCTGCTCGCGTGGGATTGGCCTTGCCGTCGCCCAGACCCTGCTCGAAGAGGGGGCGCGCGTGATTGGCGCGGCCCGCTCCGCGCCGGATCTGACGCATGAGCGCTTCACCTTCGTTCCCACGGACGTTGCCGACCTCGCCAGCGTCGAGGCCCTGAGCGACACGGTCAGCGCCGCCCTTGGCGACGCGGCCCTCGACGGCATCGTGCACTGCGCTGTCGTCCAGAACCCGATTGGCCCATTGGAAGACACTGACCCCCTGGCCTGGGCCGAGGCGATTCAGATCGGGCTGGTCGGCGCGTACCACGTCGTTCGCCTGCTCCTGCCGTTCGTGCATCGGTCAGCGGATGGCCGCATTCTCCTGTTCGCCGGCGGCGGCGCGTTCGGTCCGCGCGTCCGCTTCAGCGCGTACGCTTGCGCCAAGGCCGGCGTGGTACGGCTGGCTGAAACGCTGGCCGAGGAGCTGGCGGGCTCCACGGTCACCATCAACTGCGTGGCGCCGGGCTTCGTGCCGACGCCGATCCACGACCAGACACTGGAGGCCGGTCCCGAGCGCGCCGGCCCAGAGTACGAGCGTGTCATCCGCGACGTGGCCCACGACGACGGCTCGCGGCTGGCGCAGGTGGTCGCCTGCGTCCACCACCTGCTCTCGCCGTCCGCCCGTGGTCTGTCTGGCAAGACGGTTGCCGCCCAGTACGACGATTGGGAGCACCTGACCCCGTTCACGGTGCCCGGCGTCATGGCGACTGACCTCTGGTCGGCCCGCCGTGTCAATCAGGTGCCGCTCGACGCCGCCCCGACCATGCCCGTCGACCTCCCGTTGCGGACCTCCTGCTCCCGCCCGTCATCCGGCCAGCGCCGCGCGCCACGCGATGGACGCCTGCGCCGGTTCCGGGCATCCACCAACCACGGCTAG